Proteins from a genomic interval of Oharaeibacter diazotrophicus:
- a CDS encoding HAMP domain-containing sensor histidine kinase: MRTRWRSVLALGLAGVVAAAGFAAFSVARGIERVRADETAAVDAAWATVARAVGALPATRRTPDRIREIVRLFDGDDFVTVTLVTPAGALRDRSSPPRRTAPAPAWFARLIVPSDAGRRFDLPGIGALRIDADPARPVDRLYADTLAGAAALLALAGLCALLADRTFRRLTGPLDRLRLRLEQAGGGDFSVRAGIAAPDDVAVVGAAFDRMVGRLAEVRARDARIAAQMAEAEDEERRALARDLHDEIGPLLLAIDVDAAAIRDLAAGPPDPGRDAAILERARTAGAAVAAVKRQVRALLGQLRPGSTQTIGLAQTIHDQVAFFALHHPRVDFAVAVPEEGFGESVDVALAAIVREAVANALKHGHPTRIEIEVALRDERIRLKVADDGGGLKRPAGEGWGIVGMGERAAALGGRLSVDNRFDVPGVVVSAVIPPPGRTGAAVDGEEAR; encoded by the coding sequence GTGCGGACGCGGTGGAGATCGGTGCTGGCGCTGGGGCTGGCCGGGGTGGTGGCGGCCGCAGGCTTCGCCGCCTTCTCGGTCGCGCGCGGGATCGAGCGCGTGCGCGCCGACGAGACCGCCGCCGTCGACGCCGCCTGGGCCACCGTCGCGCGCGCCGTCGGGGCGCTGCCGGCGACGCGGCGCACGCCCGACCGCATCCGCGAGATCGTCCGGCTGTTCGACGGCGACGACTTCGTCACCGTCACGCTGGTCACGCCCGCCGGCGCCCTGCGCGACCGCTCGTCGCCGCCGCGGCGCACCGCGCCGGCGCCGGCGTGGTTCGCCCGGCTGATCGTACCCTCCGACGCCGGCCGCCGCTTCGACCTGCCCGGCATCGGCGCGCTGCGGATCGACGCCGATCCCGCCCGTCCGGTCGACCGGCTCTATGCCGACACCCTCGCCGGCGCCGCCGCGCTCCTCGCCCTCGCCGGCCTCTGCGCCCTGCTCGCCGACCGTACGTTCCGCCGCCTGACGGGCCCGCTCGACCGGCTGCGCCTGCGCCTCGAGCAGGCCGGCGGCGGCGACTTCTCGGTCCGCGCGGGCATCGCGGCGCCGGACGACGTCGCGGTGGTCGGCGCCGCCTTCGACCGCATGGTCGGCCGGCTCGCCGAGGTCCGCGCCCGCGACGCCCGCATCGCCGCCCAGATGGCCGAGGCCGAGGACGAGGAGCGCCGCGCCCTCGCCCGCGACCTCCACGACGAGATAGGTCCGCTGCTGCTCGCCATCGACGTCGACGCCGCCGCGATTCGCGACCTCGCCGCCGGCCCGCCAGATCCCGGGCGCGACGCCGCCATCCTCGAGCGCGCCCGCACCGCCGGCGCCGCGGTCGCGGCGGTGAAGCGGCAGGTGCGCGCCCTGCTCGGCCAGCTCCGGCCCGGCAGCACCCAGACCATCGGCCTCGCCCAGACCATCCACGACCAGGTCGCCTTCTTCGCCCTGCACCACCCCCGCGTCGACTTCGCCGTCGCCGTGCCGGAGGAGGGCTTCGGCGAGAGCGTCGACGTCGCGCTCGCGGCGATCGTCCGCGAGGCGGTCGCCAACGCGCTGAAGCACGGTCACCCAACCCGGATCGAGATCGAGGTGGCGTTGCGCGACGAGCGGATCCGGCTGAAGGTGGCGGACGACGGCGGCGGCCTGAAGCGGCCCGCCGGCGAGGGCTGGGGCATCGTCGGCATGGGCGAGCGGGCGGCCGCGCTCGGCGGCCGCCTTTCCGTCGACAACCGATTCGACGTGCCGGGCGTGGTGGTCTCGGCCGTGATCCCGCCGCCGGGCCGGACCGGCGCCGCGGTGGATGGGGAGGAAGCACGATGA